TGGCACGACGGCGAACCTTTGTGCCTCCGACGCGTTCGACTGTCAGAGTCGCTCGTAGAGGTAGCCACCGACCAGGACGAGCATCAGCGCGAACGTCCAGCTGAAGATCTGTACGGTGACGTCCGGCGGCGACATGCCGACCGCGATTATCGGGACGACGATGCTGCCGACCGCGACGTTCCGGGCGACGAAGTACTTCGACCCCGGTCTCCCGAGTCGATCGTGGCGGAGCCGCAGATACAGAAGCGTCAGCGGAAAGAGCGGGTACGTCAGCACGAGCACCGACACCCACTTGCCGGGCCACTCGACGCCACGCGTCGCGGCGTCGAAGGCGACCCAGACGACGGCCGAACCGACCGTGACCGGGACGATGAACCCGAACAGCAGCGCGAGGAGCAGCCAGTGGTTCACGACAGTGCTACCGGGTGAGAGACCGATAAACTACACGATTCCGACGGTCAGCGAACCGGACGCTCGCGAAGCGGTGATAACATACCGCTCGGTCAGTCGTCCGCTTCGAGGTCCGACCGCGTCTGGTCCAGATACGGCAACTGCGCGGCCGTCTCCTCGATGGCGTTGCGGTTGGCCTTCATCAGCGCCGTCGTGTCCCAGATGCCCTCGACGAGGGCCTGTCGCTGGGCGTCGTCGACGCTGACCGAGATCTCGTTGCCGAGCGCAGAACTCTCCGAGTTCTGCTCGGCTCCGGAATCGTCCGATTCCGGAACGCCGTAGCGGACCGTCTCTGCCGCCACGTCGACCTCGATCTTCCCGTCGGGGTTGTCGTCGACCCACTGCTGGAGCGCGTTGATGGTCTCGTGGTCGGCCGTGACCGTCGGGATGCCCAGCGCGAGGCAGTTCCCGGCGAAGATCTCGGCGAAGCCCTCGCCGATGATGGCGTCGATGCCCCAGCGCATGAGCGCCTGCGGGGCGTGCTCGCGGGAGGAGCCACAGCCGAAGTTGTTGTTGACCACCATGACGTTGGCGTCCTGGAACCGCTCCTCGTTCATCGGGTGGTCCTTCTCGTTGTCCTCGTCGTCGAACCGCAGGTCGAAGAAGGCAAACTCCCCGAGGCCGTCGAAGGTGACGACCTTCATGAACCGCGCGGGGATGATCTGGTCGGTGTCGATGTCGTTCCCGCGGATGGGGACGCCGGTGCCCTCGACGTAGTCGACCTCGGGAATCTCCTCGGTCGGGTCGGTCATGCGACCACCCCCAGGACTTCGTCCTGGCGCGGTCGCTTCGGACGCTCACGGGTCGCTTCGCTCCCCGTTCGCGTATTCGAGACGCGTCGCGTCTCGCTTGTCATGCTAACGACACCTCCTTCAGGTCGCGCACGTCGGAGACCTGCCCGTTGATGGCCGCGGCGGCGACCATCCTGGGATTCATCAGGACCGTGCGCCCGTCCTTGGAGCCCTGGCGGCCGACGAAGTTCCGGTTCGAGGACGAGGCACACGCCTCGTCGCCCTCCAGCTGGTCCTCGTTCATGCCCAGACACATCGAACAGCCGGCGTTGCGCCACTCGAAGCCGGCCTCCTCGAAGATGTCTTTCAGTCCCTCCTCCTCGGCGGCGCGCTGGACGCGCTGGCTGCCGGGGACGACGAACGCACGCACGCTGTCGTCGACCTGCCGGCCCTTGACGATGCGGGCGGCGCGTCGCAGGTCGGGCAGGCGGGCGTTAGTACAGGAACCCAGGAAGGCGACGTCGACGTCGTAGCCCTCCATTGTCTGGCCGGGCTCGACGCGCATGTGCTTCTGGGCGCGCCGGGCCGTGTCCTGCTTGTCCTCTGGGAGGTCCTCGGGGGCCGGGATCGGGTCGTCGATGCCGATGCCCTGGCCGGGCGTGGTCCCCCAGGTGACGACGGGGTCCAAGTCGCCGGCGTCGATCTCCACGACGTCGTCGTACTCGGCGTCCGCGTCACTGCGGATGGACTCCCAGTAGGGCTTCAGCTCCTCGAACTTCCCGGGGTGCTCCTGGAAGTAGTCCGTCTCTTTCATCCACTCGTAGGTGGTCTCGTCGGGGTTGACGTAGCCCGCGCGAGCGCCGCCCTCGATGGACATGTTACAGATGGACATCCGGCCCTCCATGTCGAGGTTCTCGATGGTCTCGCCGGCGTACTCGTAGACGTAGCCGACGCCGCCCTCGGTGCCCAGGCGACGGATGATCTCTAAGATGATATCCTTGGCCTCGACGCCCTCGTCGAGTTCGCCGTTGACCTCGATCTTGCGGACCTTTTGCTTCTCCATCGCGATGGTCTGGGTCGCCAGCACGTCGCGGATCTGGCTGGTCCCGATACCGAAGGCGAGCGCGCCGAACGCGCCGTGAGTCGAGGTGTGGCTGTCGCCACAGACGATGGTCTTGCCGGGCTGGGTGATGCCCTGCTCCGGACCGATGACGTGGACGATGCCCTGGTCGCCGGTCGTCGGGTCGGAGAACTCGATGCCCGCGTCCCGGACGTTCTGTTCGAGTTCGGCCATCATGGTCTCGGCCGCGTCGTCGCTGTAGGGCCGGTCCTGGTTGGCCGTCGGGACGATGTGGTCGACCGTCGCGTGGGTCAGGTCCGGGCGCGCGACCTCGAGGCCGCGCTCCTGGAGCATGCCGAACGCCTGTGGACTCGTGACCTCGTGGATGAGGTGGAGGCCCACGAACAGCTGGTCCTGCCCGTTGGGCAGCGTCGTGACCTTGTGGCGGTCCCAGACCTTGTCGTAGAGCGTGCCTCGACTCATACTGACTCGTCTCGTCCCTCTGTCCCGCGCTCGTAGGCACGGGAGACGCCGTCACCGGGGGTCTCGTGGTCGACGTCCTCCATCGTTTCGTCGGCCTCGGCGGTCGCCTCACCGTCCGGGTCGACCGCGTCCCGCTCGCCGCCGTCGGCGGCCACTGTGGGGCCGCGGACGAACGCCGCGCCGAACGTCTCGTTCGTGTGTGGATGCGTGTGGTCCACGTCTCGCATGGTGTCTGTGCCTCGCTCACCGCGGTGGCCGTTCGCGTTCTCCGAGAAATCGCGTTTCTCGCTAGTCATCTGCTGGTGCTTCCTGTGTCTCTTGCTCGGCGTCCTCGCTCCACGAGAACAGCTCGCGGAGTCGGGCGCCGACCTCCTCGATCTGGTGGTTCTGCTCGGCATCGCGGTACTGCTTGTAGGCCGGCCGGTGGGCCTGGTTCTCCGAAATCCACTCGCGAGCGAACTCGCCGTTCTGGACCTCCTCGAGCAGTTTGTCCATCCCCTCGCGGTTGATGACTTCCTCGCCCCGCGTGAGGCCGCCGTACTCGGCCGTGTCGGAAACGGAGTTCCACATGCCCATGTGCCCGCCCTCGTACATCAGGTCGACGATGAGCTTGGGCTCGTTGAGACACTCGAAGTAGGCCATCTCCGGCGCGTAGCCCGCGTCGACGAGCGTCTCGAAGCCGGCTTTCACCATCTCGGTGACGCCGCCACAGAGGACGGCCTGCTCGCCGAAGAGGTCGGTCTCGACCTCCTCCTGGAACGTCGTCTCGATGACGCCCGCGCGGGTGCAACCGATGGCCTTCGAGTACGCCAGGGACTCCTCCTTGGCCGACCCAGTCGCGTCCTGGTAGATGGCGATGAGGCCCGGCGTCCCCTCGCCGCGCTCGTAGGTCCGGCGCACGAGGTGTCCGGGGGACTTCGGCGCCGACATCGTCACGTCGACGTCCTCGGACGGGCGGATCTGCCCGTAGTGGATGTTGAAGCCGTGGGCGAACTGGAGCGTGTCGCCGGCTTCGAGGCCGTCCTCGATGGCCTCGTAGACGGCCGGCTGGACGGTGTCCGGGACCAGCATGACCACGCGGTCGGCCTCCGCTGCGGCGACGTCGGGCGTCTCGACGCGGAGCCCTTCGGCTTCGGCGGCCTCGCGCGACGAGGAGTCCTCGCGCAGGCCGACGACGACGTCCATGCCCGAGTCCTTGAGGTTCAGCGCGTGGGCGTGGCCCTGGGATCCGTAGCCCAGGACGGCGATTGTCTCGTCTTCGATGAGCGATACGTCTGCGTCCTCGTCGTGGTAGACCGTGGTGGTGAATTCTTCAGTCATGTTTCTCCAGTGTGTCTGCGCCCCGTTCCAGTGCTGCTGCACCGGTGCGGACGACTTCCTGCACGTCGAACTGCTTGAACGCCTCGACGGCGGCGTCTATCTTCGGCTTGCTTCCCGTGACCTCGACGGTCACCGAGTCCGTGGCGGCGTCGACGGCCTGGCCGCCGTACATCTCCGCGACGGCGTTGACGTCGTCGGGTTTCTCCCCGCCGACCTTGATGAGCGCCAGCTCGCGGCGGACCGCCTCGGGTTCGAGTTCGGTGACCGAGATGACCGGAACCAGCTTCTGCAGTTGCTTTTTGGCCTGGTCGATTCCGGGTTCCGGTTCCTCGATGAGGATGGTCATTCGGGCTGTATCCTCGTCGACCGTCGGCCCGACAGTGAGGCTTTCGATGTTGAACTGCCGGCGGCTAAAGAGGCCCGAGATCTCGGCCAGTACGCCGGGCCGGTGTTTGACCAGCGCCGAGAGCACGGCCTGTCGGGGTTCGTGGGTCACTTCGGCCTCGGGGTCGACGCGGATCCCCTGCGAGTTGCGTCGACCCTCGGGGCGCATCCGTTCGTCCGGTGCTGGACCTGGCATTCCTCCAGTCATTGTTAGAGCATCTCCAGATGGGATTCTTCGAGCGCGAACAGCCCGTTGTCACCGCCGCTGGGGACCATCGGGAAGACGTTCTCCGCCGGGTCGATGATGGCGTCGATGACCGCGGGGCCGTCGTACTCGCGCGCTGCCTGGATGGTGTCCTCGACGTCGGCTTCGTCCTCGAGGCGGAACCCGCGGGCGCCGAAGGCCTCGGCGAGCTTGTCG
The DNA window shown above is from Haloarcula halobia and carries:
- the leuD gene encoding 3-isopropylmalate dehydratase small subunit, producing the protein MTDPTEEIPEVDYVEGTGVPIRGNDIDTDQIIPARFMKVVTFDGLGEFAFFDLRFDDEDNEKDHPMNEERFQDANVMVVNNNFGCGSSREHAPQALMRWGIDAIIGEGFAEIFAGNCLALGIPTVTADHETINALQQWVDDNPDGKIEVDVAAETVRYGVPESDDSGAEQNSESSALGNEISVSVDDAQRQALVEGIWDTTALMKANRNAIEETAAQLPYLDQTRSDLEADD
- the leuC gene encoding 3-isopropylmalate dehydratase large subunit, whose translation is MSRGTLYDKVWDRHKVTTLPNGQDQLFVGLHLIHEVTSPQAFGMLQERGLEVARPDLTHATVDHIVPTANQDRPYSDDAAETMMAELEQNVRDAGIEFSDPTTGDQGIVHVIGPEQGITQPGKTIVCGDSHTSTHGAFGALAFGIGTSQIRDVLATQTIAMEKQKVRKIEVNGELDEGVEAKDIILEIIRRLGTEGGVGYVYEYAGETIENLDMEGRMSICNMSIEGGARAGYVNPDETTYEWMKETDYFQEHPGKFEELKPYWESIRSDADAEYDDVVEIDAGDLDPVVTWGTTPGQGIGIDDPIPAPEDLPEDKQDTARRAQKHMRVEPGQTMEGYDVDVAFLGSCTNARLPDLRRAARIVKGRQVDDSVRAFVVPGSQRVQRAAEEEGLKDIFEEAGFEWRNAGCSMCLGMNEDQLEGDEACASSSNRNFVGRQGSKDGRTVLMNPRMVAAAAINGQVSDVRDLKEVSLA
- the ilvC gene encoding ketol-acid reductoisomerase, giving the protein MTEEFTTTVYHDEDADVSLIEDETIAVLGYGSQGHAHALNLKDSGMDVVVGLREDSSSREAAEAEGLRVETPDVAAAEADRVVMLVPDTVQPAVYEAIEDGLEAGDTLQFAHGFNIHYGQIRPSEDVDVTMSAPKSPGHLVRRTYERGEGTPGLIAIYQDATGSAKEESLAYSKAIGCTRAGVIETTFQEEVETDLFGEQAVLCGGVTEMVKAGFETLVDAGYAPEMAYFECLNEPKLIVDLMYEGGHMGMWNSVSDTAEYGGLTRGEEVINREGMDKLLEEVQNGEFAREWISENQAHRPAYKQYRDAEQNHQIEEVGARLRELFSWSEDAEQETQEAPADD
- the ilvN gene encoding acetolactate synthase small subunit → MPGPAPDERMRPEGRRNSQGIRVDPEAEVTHEPRQAVLSALVKHRPGVLAEISGLFSRRQFNIESLTVGPTVDEDTARMTILIEEPEPGIDQAKKQLQKLVPVISVTELEPEAVRRELALIKVGGEKPDDVNAVAEMYGGQAVDAATDSVTVEVTGSKPKIDAAVEAFKQFDVQEVVRTGAAALERGADTLEKHD